In Gemmatimonadaceae bacterium, the following proteins share a genomic window:
- a CDS encoding sigma-70 family RNA polymerase sigma factor — protein MTSDFSGEDLDRLGNGVRLIALRALGDPDAARDAAQETMSRVLDALRADRLRDRDKLRAFVRGVARNVIVDMQRARARHAPLSDQLPDRALHDPLEGMVLRDEAAHMRRALAELTDDDRELLRLAFVDGLTPAEVGARLSEPAERIRKRKSRALQRLREHFFALAARARHESFARATLEQRHDEVVRAQRGES, from the coding sequence GTGACGTCCGATTTCTCGGGTGAGGATCTCGACCGGTTGGGCAACGGCGTTCGGCTGATCGCGCTTCGTGCGCTTGGCGATCCGGATGCCGCGCGGGACGCCGCGCAGGAAACGATGTCGCGCGTGCTGGATGCGTTGCGTGCCGATCGGCTGCGCGATCGTGACAAGCTGCGTGCGTTTGTCCGCGGCGTGGCGCGTAACGTGATCGTGGACATGCAACGCGCGCGTGCCCGCCACGCGCCGCTCAGCGACCAGCTCCCCGACCGCGCGCTCCACGATCCGCTCGAGGGCATGGTGCTGCGCGACGAAGCGGCGCACATGCGCCGAGCGCTCGCCGAGCTCACCGACGACGATCGCGAGCTGCTTCGCCTGGCGTTCGTCGACGGACTCACCCCCGCCGAGGTTGGCGCGCGGCTGAGCGAACCGGCCGAGCGCATTCGTAAACGGAAGTCGCGCGCCCTGCAGCGTCTGCGCGAGCATTTCTTCGCGCTCGCCGCGCGCGCGCGTCACGAATCGTTCGCTCGCGCGACCTTGGAGCAGCGGCACGATGAAGTCGTGCGCGCACAACGAGGCGAATCGTGA